AATCCGCCGATAATAGTTTGCGTAATCAACGGAAACAACCGTCTGCCAAAAAGAAGGTTCGACATAACTTTTGCCGCTGATCTTACGGAAATGTTTCTGCCGTTGTCTAGTTTGAAAAGGTTTGCATAAGCCTCTACCTCTCTAATGAGGACTTGCATGTCAGAAACGAGTCCAGCGCACGTAGCACCTATATGATCCGTTATTTTGAAAACTTTCTTTCCAGCCTTACTTGTGATGAAATACCCGTAGGTTACCCGTTTTTCAGAGGCAAGTATGACTCCTTCGGAACAAACTATGCCGAGGGTTGTTGCGCCCGGCATCATGAAGTAAGGGTATTGTTGATTTTGCTCAA
This genomic interval from Candidatus Bathyarchaeota archaeon contains the following:
- the psmB gene encoding archaeal proteasome endopeptidase complex subunit beta, whose protein sequence is MPGATTLGIVCSEGVILASEKRVTYGYFITSKAGKKVFKITDHIGATCAGLVSDMQVLIREVEAYANLFKLDNGRNISVRSAAKVMSNLLFGRRLFPLITQTIIGGLDDEGPSIYVLDVLGSVIPDKYAAVGTGAEIAVGVLEENYREDMSLQEAKEMAVRAMKSAISRDSMSGNGLDFLIFTKEGIIEESMKF